The following proteins are encoded in a genomic region of Nicotiana sylvestris chromosome 4, ASM39365v2, whole genome shotgun sequence:
- the LOC104226722 gene encoding uroporphyrinogen-III synthase, chloroplastic, producing MSKLSLSSSSPPPLTSSSSTSQQRRSCFRRSFRVGACVSLSSVSISCSKQPKVVVTRERGKNGKLMNSLARHGIDCLELPLIQHMHLPDLGRLTSVLSDATFDWIIITSPEAGKVFLDAWKAAGTPSVRVGVVGPGTASIFDEAVQSSKQYLDVAFTPSKATGKVLASELPKNGNDKCTVLYPASAKAGTDIEEGLSERGFEVTRLNTYTTAPVNQVDQYLLELALSAPVVAVASPSAIRVWTNLIPASSQWDNAVACIGETTASAAKRLGLRNIYYPTSPGLEGWVSSILEALSVNEQVQKV from the exons ATGTCGAAGCTTTCTCTCTCATCCTCGTCTCCTCCTCCGTTGACGTCGTCTTCTTCCACTTCGCAGCAGCGGCGGAGTTGCTTCCGTCGTTCATTCAGAGTCGGCGCGTGTGTTTCACTTTCTTCGGTTTCCATTTCGTGTTCGAAGCAGCCGAAAGTTGTTGTCACCAGAGAACGCGGCAAGAACGGCAAGCTCATGAATTCTCTG GCCAGACATGGAATTGATTGTCTTGAGCTTCCTCTCATTCAGCACATGCATTTACCTGATCTAGGCAGGCTCACTTCTGTATTAAGTG ACGCCACGTTTGACTGGATTATCATTACTTCACCGGAGGCGGGAAAGGTTTTTCTTGATGCTTGGAA AGCTGCTGGGACCCCATCTGTCCGAGTAGGTGTCGTTGGACCTGGTACAGCTAGCATATTCGATGAAGCTGTTCAGTCTTCAAAGCAGTATCTTGATGTGGCATTTACACCATCAAAGG CAACTGGTAAGGTTTTAGCTTCAGAGCTTCCAAAGAATGGGAATGATAAGTGCACTGTTCTCTATCCTGCTTCAGCAAAAGCGGGCACTGACATTG AGGAAGGACTTTCTGAGCGGGGATTCGAGGTTACTCGGTTGAACACATACACAACG GCACCAGTCAATCAGGTTGATCAATATCTTCTTGAGCTGGCACTCTCTGCTCCTGTTGTTGCTGTAGCATCTCCCTCTGCCATCCG GGTATGGACTAATCTTATTCCAGCATCGAGTCAGTGGGACAATGCTGTTGCATGTATTGGGGAGACTACAGCTTCTGCAGCTAAAAGACTTGGGTTGAGAAATATATACTATCCAACAAGTCCTGGTCTTGAAGG GTGGGTGAGTAGCATTCTGGAAGCGTTAAGTGTAAATGAGCAAGTACAGAAGGTCTAA
- the LOC104226723 gene encoding serine carboxypeptidase 1-like: MVKTSFFHFFFLSLLALVLVHSYEAKSLKPNGHYFRQDLENTTTTTTTTYYPQLSRTSPVHVRPQNLLKENDKIEQLPGQPQGVDFNQYSGYVTVDPTAGRNLFYYFVESPQDSGSKPLVLWLNGGPGCSSLGGGAFGELGPFRVSKDGSLQRNQFSWISEANIIFLESPAGVGFSYTNTSTDYNSSGDRTTAIDSYTFLVNWLERFPEYKTRDFYLTGESYAGHYVPQLAQLILLHNNYTNHTIINLKGITIGNAYVDFEANMKGTTEYYWSHALISDELYYKITSSCNFSTPSSASKKCKDHLDQIDKEIGNIFLYNIYAPLCNNTSPSNTTTSEVDPCMPVYIQSYFNKPEVQKAIHANVTSLPYPWQSCNNTLNLSWKDRPLTVLPLIRQLMKSGLRIWLYSGDMDVVVPVTDTRYAIKKLKLPIKTAWYPWYFQEEVGGYVEEYENLTLVTIRGAGHFVPTYQPSRALAFFSYFLSGKLPPKEE, from the exons ATGGTTAAAACATCATTTTTCCACTTCTTTTTCCTAAGCTTGTTAGCTTTAGTTTTAGTACATAGTTATGAAGCTAAAAGCCTAAAGCCAAATGGTCATTATTTCAGGCAAGACTTGGAAaataccactactactactactactacttatTATCCACAACTTAGTAGGACTTCACCAGTGCATGTTAGGCCTCAAAATTTACTCAAAGAGAATGACAAAATTGAACAATTACCTGGTCAACCTCAAGGTGTAGATTTTAACCAGTACTCAGGGTATGTTACAGTTGATCCAACTGCTGGAagaaatttgttttattatttcgTCGAGTCGCCTCAAGATTCTGGTTCTAAGCCCCTTGTCTTATGGCTCAATGGAG GGCCAGGTTGTTCTTCACTTGGAGGGGGAGCATTTGGAGAACTTGGGCCATTTAGAGTTAGCAAAGATGGCAGTCTACAGAGGAATCAATTTTCATGGATTTCTG AGGCCAACATAATCTTTCTCGAATCGCCTGCTGGTGTTGGATTTTCATATACAAACACAAGCACTGACTACAATTCTAGTGGAGACAGAACAACAGCTATTGATTCTTACACCTTTCTAGTGAATTGGCTCGAACGATTTCCAGAATACAAAACAAGGGACTTTTACCTTACTGGAGAGAGCTACGCCGGGCATTATGTACCTCAACTCGCTCAGCTTATACTTCTGCACAACAATTACACAAATCACACTATTATCAATTTAAAAGGAATCACT ATTGGCAATGCCTATGTTGACTTTGAAGCCAACATGAAAGGAACAACAGAGTATTACTGGTCTCATGCACTAATATCAGATGAATTATACTACAAAATCACATCAAGTTGTAATTTTTCTACTCCATCTTCTGCATCCAAGAAATGCAAAGACCACTTGGACCAAATCGACAAAGAAATTGGAAATATCTTTCTATACAACATTTACGCGCCATTGTGCAACAATACATCACCCTCAAATACTACA aCCTCAGAAGTTGATCCTTGCATGCCAGTTTATATTCAGTCCTATTTTAACAAACCAGAAGTTCAAAAGGCTATCCATGCAAACGTTACAAGTCTTCCCTATCCATGGCAAAGCTGCAA TAACACGCTTAATCTCAGCTGGAAAGATAGACCATTGACAGTTTTGCCACTTATACGTCAGTTGATGAAGAGTGGCTTAAGAATCTGGCTATATAG TGGTGACATGGATGTTGTAGTGCCAGTGACAGATACGAGGTATGCTATAAAGAAGCTAAAGTTACCAATCAAGACAGCCTGGTACCCTTGGTATTTCCAGGAAGAG GTTGGTGGATATGTAGAGGAGTATGAAAACTTGACATTGGTGACAATAAGAGGAGCAGGGCATTTTGTTCCAACGTATCAGCCAAGTCGTGCCCTTGCTTTCTTCTCCTATTTTCTTAGTGGAAAGCTTCCCCCTAAGGAGGAGTAG